GGTAACCACATTTTTTTCAATTTGATTTAGTTCTTGAAGTATCGTATATAAAGTGGTAGTTTTTCCACTACCAGTTGGTCCTGTAACCAGTACCATACCGTATGGCTGGGCCAATATCTGATTGAATAGATTTAAGTCCTTTTGACTAAAACCTAAAGCATCTTTTGTGAATTTAAAGTTGGATCTATCCAGTAGCCTAATTACAATTTTTTCTCCATAAACTGTGGGCAGGGTAGAGATTCTCATATCGATATCTCTTCCATTGATTTTAGTCTCTACTCTTCCATCCTGCGGAATTCGTTTTTCTGCAATGTTCATTTTTCCTATGATTTTAATTCTCGTAACGATACCCGACATACTATTTTTAGCCAAGGTCATAATTTCTCTTAAATCTCCATCAATACGAAACCGCACTCGAATATCCTCAGCATAGGGTTCTATATGTATATCCGATGCCCTTTCCTTAACGGCTTGCTCAATAATAGAGTTTAAAAGTTTTACGATGGGTGCAGTAGTAACTTCTAGCAACTCACTTTCTTCTATGTCGTCCGTATTAATGGGCAGAAAGTTTTCTTCAAATTCTTCTAAAGCCTTTTTAGTAGTCTCGCTACTATAAAATTTATCGATTGCCTTGATCAATTTCTCTTTCGTTGAGATGACTGGCTGAATATCAGATTTAACAAAGAGCTTGACATCATCTAGAGCAAAAATATTCAAAGGGTCCGTCATTGCTACGATTAATATTGTATCTTTTTTGTCTATCGCAATGAGTTCATATCTTCGGACGATGTTTTCCGGTATCAGTGTTGCTACAGTGGGATTTACTTCATACTTGTCTAAATCCACATGAGGTATTCCAAGTTGAAATTCCAAGACCTCAATAATATCGTCTTCTGTAGTGTATTTTTCAGATACAACAATCTCACCTAATTTTTTACCTGTTTTCTTTTGGATATCCAGAGCATTATCCAGTTGGCTTTGAGTTAACTTCCCTGCATATAGTAAGAGCTCTCCCAATTTCAGTTTCTTATCTGCCATCCCATCACCCTCAATTTATTAATCTATAGATTATTCTCTCTTTTTTAGAATATTCCTTTTAGTCTTTGAAAAAGTATGCTGTAAAATATTTCTTTATTACAACCTGTATTTGAGATTGAAACTAAAGGCTCTGTAATACCTTCTTCAATACATGTTTCTCAACTTTTCTTACAAAAGTGGTCCACCAAAATTCCTTGCCAGGTAAAGGTATTACTAAAATAGTAAATAGTTTCATACGGTTTCCACCCAATATATCGGTAAAAAGTTGATCACCGATTACAGCAGTGTTCTCCCTTGTTGTGTTCATTATTTTCATAGCTTTTTTAAAAGCGCCTCTCCTTGGCTTCGATGCTCTATGAATAGCATTCAATTTTAATTCTTCATTAAATGTTACGACCCTATCTTCTGTATTATTGGAAACCAAACATACTTGAAACCCGTGTCTTTGAAGATTCAATAACCAAGCTTTAGTGTCTTCACTAGCATGTCTAATATCCCAAGATACTAGAGTATTATCGATATCAATGATTAATCCTTTTATGTTTTTATTTTTTAGTTCATTTAAGTCTAATTTAAATATGGACTCCACATATAAACTTGGAGTTAACAAACTAATCATATATCCACCTCATCATAATCATATATTTTCTATAAATCAATGTAATCTTACCCTAATTATACCTTATATTATTGCTATTTGCTCTAAAAATAATATAGATAACATAAAATTTCTAACCTAAACTCATAAGCTTTATATCCTATCAATTGAACATTGTATTGTAAATTTAAAATGCTCCAAATAAAAAAAGAACTCAATTAGCCGGAAACTCTAATGAAGTTCTTTTATTATAGTTCTTTATTTCTTTCTTAGGTAATGATTTAAATGCATTTTCCCCGAATCCTTTACAGGAGTAATTTTATTCGATAGCTCATCTGTAGCTTTCTGCATCCCTCTCCTCATCTCTGCCTCACAACTAGGACAGTATTTATGATGAGCAGATAATAATAGGCATCCACAACGAGCACATTGAATATTTAGATATCCATTTGGAATTTCAACCAACCGTCCATCCTTTACAAAATTATTGATTACATGAACTGGAATTTCTAATCTTTGTTCCATTTCATAAGCAGTTGCACCAGGATATTTTCTTAAATACTCTCGAATTTTATCAAATACATCTTCTATAACTTTATAGCATCTTGAACAATAGTCCTGAAGTGAATTCTCATGAATAGGTGTTTTACAGCGCCTACAAGTTTTCAATCCCCTTTTTATCTTCTCCATATACCCTTCACCCCTTCAATAATCAATCTGTTGTTAATATTAAATATCTCTCTATCGAAAATACATAAATAACCTTATATAAAATTCTTTATATTGATTAAAATATAGCCTATGACATAAATATCTTCAGTCTTTTAATTTCAACAAAGTATGGAAGAAACGCATTGTAAGTTATAAGTCTCTACATTAACTATATCATTATAGGAGACACATTAAAATAGTATGAAATTCCCATTCATAAAATATGGTATAAGATCTAAAAAAGGAGCTATCTCAAAATAGAACATTATTCTAGGATGAGATGCTCTTTTATATTAACATTTTATTCATTCAGTTTATATCATTAATTGTCTTTATTCAGAAGGTTCCATATGAAATTTCTAATTGTTACCATGGCTTTTTTATATCCCTTACTCCATATTCTTGCTTCATAGCTACTATTATTTAATTCTTTTCTAGATTCGTCCTCAATAAAATTTAAAAGTGTTTTAATTGTATCGTATAATTTATTTTCAGACATTGTTACCCCTCCTCATGCCATTTATATGCATGGTGATCGCGTATCGAAACAGGTTTTAAGAAATTCTTAATTAAGTATTATTCCGAATCTTCATCGAATAGTCAATACAGCAATACCATTATCCTCTACATATAGTATATATTCATAAAATTTTTACAGAACGACATGATGGATGATGAGAAATAATTGGCTTAATTTATTGAAATTCAAGGAACGAAAATCAGTCTTCAGTATCTAAATTTTACTCAAACAAGGTTAGAAAATAAAATTTTTCTGTAAAATAAACTACATTTAAAGTTGAATGTGGCTACGATATAAAAATTGGTGCCTTAGCTGATAGATTTAAATAAAATATAGATATATGTATACGTAGAAAAACTTCTCTTCATCATAATTAGAATACTATGTATTCCAATTATGAGCAAAGAGAAGTCTATTATTGAAATAAAAAATCAATTCGTTCCATTCAATGCTTTATTCAGCTTTCTGATAGCTCTTTTTTCAATCCTAGAAACGTATGATCTTGAAATACCTAGCATTTGAGCAATTTCACGCTGCGTTTTGGAGCCGCCGTTACATATACCATATCTAAGCTCTATGACAATTCTTTCTCTCGTTTTCAAAACACTAGCCATTTTTGAATAGAGCTTTTTAATCTGCATTTTTAATTCTACTTCCTCTAAGACTTCATCTGCTTCAGTACCTAATATATCTATCAAGGAAATTTCATTGCCCTGTTCATGTTATCTATAGTTTATAAAATAAAAACATCTAAAGTTTTTTTATATCGCCTTCTTTTATTTCTTCAAGTGTAACCCGTTTTTTCTTCTCTCTATGCCAATTAGCATCAATCAACTCTACTACAACCTCTAAAATAAATTCTAAAATATCATCCCACATAATATCCTCCAAATTTCATAATTGGACTTTTATCTATATTCTTTAGAATAAGCAAAATTCCTTCTTCAATGAAAAATAGTAGAGCCTAGACCTATCCTAAGATTTAATTATATTGCAGTTTCTCTGTTTTCGAGTCTATAACAACTTTTTATCCACCCATACTGTATACAGATACAATAATTGCATTAATTTGATACTCTTCTAACGAATAAACATCCCAATAAAAACATTTTTAAAAATTCTAGACACAAGTAACAGCAATCTGTGCTTATAAAAAGAGCCTCTTATAAAGGCTCTTTGCTGTATATTATTCAGTTACACGACTATCTAATATTTCCTTAGATTGATTAAAAGTTTGAAGCAATTGGTTTTCTGGCTGTTCATATGGATTTACCCATCCTTTATTTGCAGCCAATTGAGATAATCCAGTATGTTCACCAAGCGTTTGTGTTAAGTTTGCACTAAACAATTGCTTTAGTTCTGGAGTTGCTGTGGTCAACATTGCATTTAGATATGCATTTGATGCTGCAGTTTTTGCAGCTAAGGCATTATTTGTAATAGTTTGATCAGATAAATTTGTTGCTTTCTGACCCAACATTTCTTTTATAGGTTTCATTTTACTTTACCTCCCCAGTGCCTATGACTTGATTTTCATTAATAAATTGCTGCATACCTTTTATTCTTGCTTCTGATGCCATTATACCCGCTTCTGCTGACTTTTTTAAATCATTGTCTTCAATTAACATATGTGTTGCTTTAGCCATTGCAAGACCTTCATTTTCCATTTTTAACATTCCTGTCAATGTTAGTAGTTCTGATCCAGATAGTTTTCTCACTGCTTTCCCTCCATTACTATTGATTTAAGCAATAATATTATTAGTAATAAAATAGTAATTATTCGCAAAATTTAAATAAATTGTTTTTTCCTCATTTTTAATATTAATGAACATTTATTTCAAGAAACATATTTATACTTTTAGATAGAAAAGATGTTGCTTAATAGAAAATAAGGAAAAAATATTATCGCTTACCTAACGAAAATGAAACAGGGTAGCCTGAGCCCTATCCAAACATCTTCACTTAACTCTGCTTCTGTTTTTCTGCCTTGGGATCTGAGATAACCTCATATCCACCCATACTGGCTACGGATATAATTATTGCATTAATTATAGTAAGTAATAACACTCCCTTCTCCTTAGACATTAACCCTTCTCCTACTGCCTCATACTTTCTGTTGTGAATATTATTATGATGCCTATTACATACACACATTAGATTGCTATATCCATAACTTGATGAATGAAATGTCTTATCAAAGATTCGCTCAATAATATTTACAATAGCTTGTTGTACTGCTCTGTCCTTTACTGTAGCGATTCCTAGTAATTTTACACCACCATCTGGCTTTTGGATTTCTACTCTCCTTACTAGACTGGGTTCATATCCGTTGGTTTTCAGTTTATCATGAAGATACTCAATATTTAGTTCGAAATTTAAATGAAAGTAGAAACAGCTTCCCCATCTATTCCAGGGGCTCCATTATTTTTCTTTACATATTTAAATGTAAGTTCTAGATTTTCTTTTCGATATATTTTATCGATAAGGCTGTACCATTTCCTCAAGATTTTCCCTCCTTTGTTGCTGCATCTTCTATTATTCTTGTTCAAGCTATACGTTTTTCATTAGAATTTCTTAACGTTTCTAGCTCCATAGCAATCTTATCCCCAGTTTTTCTAATTACTTCATATCTATGTCGTCGAGATAGCTTGCAAGTTGTTTCATGCCAGATATTCGTACCTTCCAGCATTTCAGCCTTCATTTAACACCTTTTCCCTTACTTAAAATCCTTTCCAATACACTTTGAAATCTCTTTCGCCCTTGGCACCAGACATAAGCTTTTGAACTATGCCAGCCACATCAACTGTGTGATGTGTCACCTGAGTTTTATCCTCCATAGGATTACTCCCTTTCATTGGCTCAGATTTTATCACTACTATGGCTTCATCTGCATACTGCACTCTAGTTTAATTCCTTGCTTTCGCTTGTGAACTTAACCTACAGCATCGAGTACAGCACTTCCAAGGTTAAGTTGCTCCGCCTATTACTAAAACGACCATCTAAACACATGTAGCTAAGCTAATATTGGGACGTCCCTGCTTTTTGGAAGGTTATCCACTACACATGCCAACACTGGTTCACTTTCGTTTCGTTCCAGCAACCGCCATCAGTTTCCTTCAGACCCTTTCGTCGCCGAAAACGCCCTTACTTACAGCTTGTCTTCCCATTAGCCAGGTGACAGGTTTTCTCTCAAACCATCGGCTCGGCAACATGCCTCGCAAACAAAAAAGAGCCTATTGGCTCTAACTCACAAATGTTGTATTTTTAACTTTCCATTTTTCTAACGCTATTCCAACCCAAAAACCATAAATACCTACAGTGATAACAATTAATAATAGCCATTTAATCCAATTACCAAACAATCCAATAGCTGTACCATTAAACTTTAATCTTCTTCCTTCAATTACAGTATGATTAATTTTCCAACCATAAACCATGCATAACGCCCAAGGATAACAAATTCCTGCAGTGAAAAATGTTATTAATCCTCCTAATATAGACCAACCCATTAATTGCGCCAAACCACCGTCAAAATAGGAATTTCCACTTTGATTAGTAACATTAATATTTATTGACATATAAATCACCTCCTTATACATGGTAAATTCAGTAAAAGGGACTAAAGTCCTACAACAAAATATCGAAAGTTTCGACAATGTTATTGCTCGGTTTTTCTATTACGATCAATGTAGATATCTAATGCTTTAATTCCTCTACGTGCAAGTTTTATAAATAGCACCATGCTATAAATACCTAGCCCTATTAAAGCCAGATTTATAAACATTAGCCCTAGAGCAAATCCTTGTGCTCTCATAGTTTAGCCCTCCTTTATTAATCTTTTCTATATTAATTTCTTCACAGAAGGCTAAAATCCTACATTAATTATTCGTCAAATTCCGACAATGAACAATAAGCTATCTTGCTGGTTGTGAAATAGGTCACTTCTGGCACCTACCAAACATACAAAATACCCATTCCCTGTCCAACTACTCCATTCACATCTAAAGCATTTATGAGATTGTATAACTTTCTGTCTCCTAAGTTCTGCTAGTCTTTCTTTTTCATCTAGTTCGTCAAAATAGCTTTTCTTTATATTCACCACCCCAATAAAATTATTTTTAGGACGAGAAAAAACCTTTGCAGTTACGCAAAGGTTTTTTCTCAGATAATGGGGAGTTTTTCTCAAAATGAATAAGTTTTTGTACTTTTATGATATCATCCTATGCCCATTTAATTGTTATGTATGTGTTAGATTTTCGTTAACTTATGATTTACAAAAACCCCGTCAAGGTGACGAGGTCTTAAAAGGGGGGAAAATTAGTTGTTAAGCTTTTATAATACAAGTATACCCTGCTATTCTTACAATCAGGTTACCGTTTCATGTCTTTTTCATTACATTTTTTTACCAATAAAAAACCCCTTCGGTTTATAGAAGAGGTTTTAGATTTATATAATTTTCCTTAGTACCATATTAACACATTAACCTTAGTATAAAATAGCATCTTTTTTGCACTACTTTAGCATCTGTTTTAAACCATCCATACCAAATTAAGTAGATGCTAAGTTGATTAACCATTTGATTTATCCATCTTCTTGGTATTCCTAAACCACAATGTAACTCCTCTTGAATTTCTTCATATGTTTTTGCTTCGAAATTTGAATTGTCAATACTAAACTAAGCAAATCTTTTTAAGGGTATTTCTCTTAAATTATACAGGTGTTAGATAGCCTAATGTTGAATGAATTCTTATGTTATTATACGCATTCATGTAATCATCTAACTTAATATTAAGGTTTTCTAACGATTTAAAAATATGTCCATATAGCAAACTCTGTTTTGAATACTTTGAAGGTCGCTTCTGCTGCCACATTGTCATATGGACATGCTTTTTGATTCAAGGATCTCTGAATGTTAAAAGTCTCTATCAGGCCATTAATAACGTTGTTTTTAAATTCATTGCCTCGATTAGTATGAAGTATGGATATATTGTTGAAATTTTCATTCATTTTAGCGAAGGTTCCGTAAACGAGCATTGCATCCTTTTTAGGACCAGGGCTATACCCGATAATTTCTCTATTAAATAAGTCTATTAAAATGCAGACATAATCCCACTTTCCAGCAACTCTAACATAAGTCAAATCATTTACAACCACTTTTAATCGGTCTCTATTTGAAAACTTACGATTTACTTCAGGTGGTAATATCTTCGTTAGAATACCTTTCGAAAGGCTTGTATTGTTCAATTGTATATCTTGAAACCAGACTATCTTTGCGCATGATTCTTCCTATATCTACATCTAGAGGCAATCTCACCTTTATCTTCAAGTTTTTTCGATTTTCTTTGAATATCCTAATAACATTATCAACAAGTGGATCCTCTATATTTTAGATCTTAGACTTATAGTAGTATGTACTTCTTGATATGCTTCGGACGCTACACATTACCGATATTGAGTATTTGTCATCTTTTGTTTTTATATCTACAATATTACATCACGATCTCCTTTGGCTACCAAATCCTCGATGATCTTCCAAGCTACGTTATGCATATCATCAAGAACTTTTTGAATCTCTTCTTCTGTCATAGGTGGCGGAGCCACCACTTCAACTATTGCATTTCTAAATTTATATGTTTCAGATATAATCCTGTCCCCATCTTTCACTTGCTTAATTAAGTAATCTTTATTTACTTCCTGATTTACATCTTTATCCATATCGCCACCTCCGTACTCTAATGTTATGAAAATACCGGTTTGTACTATTACATTCTAATTTTCTTTTACAAGTATTTTCTCTTTCTATAATATAAGTACAGACTTTGTCAAGCCAAATAACTGGGAAAGTAAAACAATATGCACCGATATATGTCAACTTATATATAACGGTAATCAATTTGTACCGAATAAATCTACTGATGAAATACACGGCCTAGATAATGAAAGCATCCATTGCCAAATTAACAAAATGAATCAGAACATATATCAAATTACACAAGATACAAAGATTCTCAGATACGCGCTATCTTTTTAGGTATTTCAGAACCAAATGGATGCTATTACTGTTTACGATCCAAGGTTAACCGATAACCCTTTCAGGCTTCAGATTCTAACGTCTGTAAGCCTTATGCTGGTATTTTTTCCGAGAGAAGATTTTCGATTTCTTCAGATGTTTCTTTGTTCTTCAAAAGATCAAATATCAGCGAAGAAAATGCTTTGATATCTGTAATTTCTTTTAGTACTTCAAATCTTCTCATAGCTTTCATCTCCTAGTTTTTATTTATTTTCCTTGATATTAAGAACCTATCTTTATTAACCTGTTGGACCCCACATATAAATTCATATTCTTCAAATGTCATTTTACGCTTATCATTTAAAGCCAAATTAAACTTTATAAGTGGTATTTGAGTTTTCTCAGATATAAAAGTTTGCGAAACATCAACTTCATCTACAAAGGCTTTTATCTTCATACCTACACACATTCCCTCGCTCCTTTCTTTTTATATTATAATCTCGATATTGATGATAGTTTTTAATATATATACGGGGGAATGTAAAATATGACATATGAAGAGCTATTAAAAGAGAC
Above is a genomic segment from Alkaliphilus oremlandii OhILAs containing:
- a CDS encoding YqeG family HAD IIIA-type phosphatase → MISLLTPSLYVESIFKLDLNELKNKNIKGLIIDIDNTLVSWDIRHASEDTKAWLLNLQRHGFQVCLVSNNTEDRVVTFNEELKLNAIHRASKPRRGAFKKAMKIMNTTRENTAVIGDQLFTDILGGNRMKLFTILVIPLPGKEFWWTTFVRKVEKHVLKKVLQSL
- a CDS encoding YjgN family protein, yielding MSININVTNQSGNSYFDGGLAQLMGWSILGGLITFFTAGICYPWALCMVYGWKINHTVIEGRRLKFNGTAIGLFGNWIKWLLLIVITVGIYGFWVGIALEKWKVKNTTFVS
- a CDS encoding DDE-type integrase/transposase/recombinase, with the translated sequence MNNTSLSKGILTKILPPEVNRKFSNRDRLKVVVNDLTYVRVAGKWDYVCILIDLFNREIIGYSPGPKKDAMLVYGTFAKMNENFNNISILHTNRGNEFKNNVINGLIETFNIQRSLNQKACPYDNVAAEATFKVFKTEFAIWTYF
- a CDS encoding IS3 family transposase — its product is MTMWQQKRPSKYSKQSLLYGHIFKSLENLNIKLDDYMNAYNNIRIHSTLGYLTPV
- a CDS encoding GspE/PulE family protein, giving the protein MADKKLKLGELLLYAGKLTQSQLDNALDIQKKTGKKLGEIVVSEKYTTEDDIIEVLEFQLGIPHVDLDKYEVNPTVATLIPENIVRRYELIAIDKKDTILIVAMTDPLNIFALDDVKLFVKSDIQPVISTKEKLIKAIDKFYSSETTKKALEEFEENFLPINTDDIEESELLEVTTAPIVKLLNSIIEQAVKERASDIHIEPYAEDIRVRFRIDGDLREIMTLAKNSMSGIVTRIKIIGKMNIAEKRIPQDGRVETKINGRDIDMRISTLPTVYGEKIVIRLLDRSNFKFTKDALGFSQKDLNLFNQILAQPYGMVLVTGPTGSGKTTTLYTILQELNQIEKNVVTIEDPVEYKLKGINQMQVNIKAGLTFASGLRSVLRQDPDIVMVGEIRDSETAEISIRAAITGHLVLSTLHTNDSPSTVSRLIDMGINSYLVSSALIGVISQRLVKLLCPKCKQIYEGQSLEKKILGVPEHEKLQLSKAVGCNFCNNGYKGRKAVHEIMPISKNIRQLIDRRASIDEIRKQAVTEGMHSLLESASRLAINGETSYEEVVRVGFTLE
- a CDS encoding sigma-70 family RNA polymerase sigma factor is translated as MIDILGTEADEVLEEVELKMQIKKLYSKMASVLKTRERIVIELRYGICNGGSKTQREIAQMLGISRSYVSRIEKRAIRKLNKALNGTN
- a CDS encoding spore coat protein, with product MKPIKEMLGQKATNLSDQTITNNALAAKTAASNAYLNAMLTTATPELKQLFSANLTQTLGEHTGLSQLAANKGWVNPYEQPENQLLQTFNQSKEILDSRVTE